A region of the Egicoccus sp. AB-alg2 genome:
CCCTTGTAGTGGGCGTCGCGCAGATGGGGCGGCACCGGGGCGTTGCCGTGGCGGCGCACGGCCTCCAACCCAGCGCCGATGGCGCGGGTCACGCTGTTGGACTTGGGGGCGACCGCCAGCGCGATCGCGGCCTGGGTGAGCGCGAAGCGCGCTTCGGGCAGCCCGACCTTGTCGAGGGCGTCGAACGCGGCCACCGCCAGCGGCAGCGCCTGCCGGTCGGCCAGCCCGACGTCCTCGGAGGCGAAGATCACCATGCGCCGCGCCACGAAGCGCGGGTCCTCGCCGCCCTCGAGCATCCGCAGCAGCCAGTAGACCGCCCCGTCGGGGTCGGAGCCGCGCATCGACTTGATGAAGGCGCTGACGATGTCGTAGTGCTGGTCGGAGGCCTTGTCGTAGCGGAACCGCTGCATGGCGTCGGCGACGTCGTCCACGCCGAGGTGGGCGGTGGGGCCCTCCGCGCCGGGGCGGGTCACGCCGGCGGCCGCGGCGGCGATCTCCAGCGCGGTCAACGCCGCGCGGGCGTCGCCGTCGCCGACGTGGACGAGGTGGGCGACCGCGTCCTGTTCCAGCGTGACGCGACCCCCGAACCCGCGGTCGGGGTCGTCGGTCGCACGCGCCAACAGCGCGCGCAGATCCTCGTCGGTCAGCGACTGCAGCCGCACCAGCTGGCAGCGCGACAGCAACGGTGGGTTGAGCTCGAAGAACGGGTTCTCCGTCGTGGCGCCGATCAGCGTGACCCAACCCGCCTCGACCCCGGGCAGCAGCGCGTCCTGCTGGCCCTTGTTGAAGCGGTGGATCTCGTCGACGAACAGCACCGTGCGCCGGCCCCGCAGCTCCAGCCGGCTGCGGCCCTCGTCGATGATGCGGCGCACGTCCTTCACGCCGGCGGTGACCGCGGACAACTCGGTCCAGGCGGCCTCGACATGGGCGGCGATCACGGTCGCGAGGCTGGTCTTGCCCACCCCGGGCGGGCCCCACAGGATCAGGGAGCGCAGTTCGCCCTGGTCGAGCATGGCGCGCAGCGGCTTGCCGGGCCCGAGCGCGTCGAGCTGGCCGACGTACTCGTCCAGGTCCCGCGGCCGCAGCCGGGCCGCCAGCGGCATGCCGGCGGGCACGCTCGCGGGCCGGGAGCGGTCCCCCGCCGCGGACGTGTCGGTCGGCGCCGGGCGCGCCGGCGCGTCGTCGAACAACTGATCGCTCATCCGCGCCACCGTACCCGCGCACCGGATCGCACCGGCGCGCACCTGGAACCGTCGGCCGCCCGCGGACGTCAGACTGGCCGGCGAGGAGGCGACGATGCGAACGGCGAGGTACCTCGGGATCGGACTCGCGCTCGGCCTGGTGCTGGGCGGCTGCGGCGGTACACCGGCGTCCGAGCCGGGCGCGGCACCGGGCGCCGCGGACGACGGGTCGGCGAACGGCGGCAGCGGAGCGGACGAGGTGTGCCGGCCACCGCTGACCGACGACGACCCCGACCCCCTCGCGGGCGGCGGCCAGCACGACGTGTTCGCCGGCGAGAACTGGGTGGAACCGGTCATGCAGGCGGCGCTGCGCGACCACGCCGACACCTTCGCGGGGCTGTGGCTCGACCAGCACGCGGGCGAGGTCGTCGTGATGCTCACCGGCGACGACCCCGGTCCCGTCCTCGAGGCCCTGCGCACCCACGCCGATCACCCCGAGGCGCTGGTGTGCATGCACGCCGAGCACACCGAGGCCGACCTCGACCACCTCGCCAACGAGGCGTTCACCGCCCTGCAGGCCGGCGGCAGCGTCGTGTCCGGCGGCACCGACCTGGTCCGCAACCGGGTCGTGCTCGAGTACGAGGGCGACCCCGAGGAGGCACGTGAGCTGCTCGGCGAGCTCGCCGACCACCCGGCACTGCTGGTGCGGCAGCCGGCCTGCGCGGAGGTCGAGCCCGTCCCGGACGACGCAGTCGCCCTGCCCGGCGACGGCTCGACCTGCGTCGCCATGGACGCGTTGGCCTCCGGCACGCTGACCGGCGACGCGGGAGCGGGCTGCCTGTGGCTGGAGCACGACGGCACGCGCACCGACGTCGTGTGGCCGCGTGCCTGGTACGTCACGTCCGACGGCGTGGTGCACGACCACCACGGCCAGGCCCGGGCCGCCATCGGCGACGAGGTGGGCGCCGGTGGCGGCAATGCCGGCCCGGACGGCGGCGACGCCCTGCCCGACGACTGCCGCGAACCCGGCGCGAACGTGTGGGTGCTCGGCAGCCTCGACCCGGCGGGGTGACGTCGGCTAGGGGCGGTCGCCGACCTGGGCGTCGGCGGGTGCGTCCGAGAACAGCGTCAGCTGCAGGTTCGCCGGTGCCTCCAGCCGGGCGTTGAGCGAGCGCCACGGCGTGACCGTCGGCGGGGCGACCAGCTCCGCACCCGCCCCGGTCGCCGCCTGGGTCGCCTCGATGCTGTCGTCGACGCGCAGCGCGACCCGGACGTGCCCGGCGACGCGCTGTCCCACCTCGACATCGTCGATGTAGGCCGCGTGCACGGGGTCGGTCAGCTCCAGCGTCGCGCGGCCCGCCTCCAGGATGGTGACGTGACCGCCGTCGACGACGTGGGCCTCGCGTTCCGGCATCCCCAGCACGTCGCGGTAGAACCGCAGCGCCGCCTCGTGGTCGTCCACGGTCACGACCAGCCGCAGCTCCTGCACCCCGCCCGTCATGCTCCTGCTCCCGGTCCGTCGACGCTGAAGAGGTCGCCCGGCTGGCAGTCGAGCACATCGCAGATGGCCGTGAGCGTGGAGAACCGGACCGCCTTGGCACGGTCGTTCTTCAGCACCGAGAGGTTCACGACCGTCACCCCGACCCGGTCCGCCAACTCGCGCAGGGTCATGCCGCGGGCGTCGAGCAGGGCGTCGAGGTGGCAGCGCACCCGGTGGCCGGTCCCGGCCGCGGCGTCGGCGGCCGCCATCAGACGAGCCCCTCGACGTCGTCGGCCAGGGCGCCGCCGTGGCGGAAGACCTCGGCCATGACGAGCAGGGCCGCCACCAGCAGCAACGGCAGCAAGGGCAGGTCGAGGATGGTGAAACCCACCGGCGCGTCGCCGGCCGGATCGACCCGACCGAGGACCGCCACGGTGGCCAGCGTGCCCAGCGCCGACGGCAGCAGCGCGACCGCCAGCACGGTCGCGGCCATCCCCCGCCACCGGGTGACGTTGCGGTGCGCGAAGGGGCGGCCGGCCGCGACCTCGCGCAGCAGACGGCTGAACAGCCACGACCCGGCCAGCGTCAGGACCCCGATGGCCACGGCCGGGGACGCCGCCAGCAGGCGCAGCGCCAAGGGCAGCCGATCGACCTCCAGGACCGCGTCGGCGCCCTCTCGTCCGCCGCTCTCCACCGTGACGGCCCCGCCGTGCCCGTCACCCACCGCCAGGCTCGTCCCGGCGGGCAGGCCCGCGACGTCGTCGAACCCGAGCAGGTCGGCGTCGACCACCACCGCCACGGCACCACCCGCGTCGGCCACCTGCACGGCCGCGACGATTAGCCCGCCGACGAACGTCAGCACCCCGAAGGCGAGCACGAAGCCCGCCAGCAGGCGGGCGCGCCGCTCCAACCGCTCCGGTGCCGCGATGCCCGATCCCATGACCCGCCCTCCGTGCCGCGGGCCACGCACCCGCCGCCATATCGAAAGACGATAACGCATCGAAAAACGATATGCCACCGGGCGAGCGGCGCTAGAGAGATCGGATGCGTGCATCCTGACGCGCACGGACGGCGGGTCGGGATGCACGCATCCGCGCCGGACCGCGGCCCGCAGGCGGCGGTCCGGGCGCCGGTCAGTCCGCCTTGGGCTTGGGCAGCTCGCGCAGCCCGAGCTCCTTCAGGGCGGCCGGGTCGTAGGGCGCCGGCGCGTCGGTCAGCGGGTCGCTGCCGGTCTGCGTCTTCGGGAAGGCGATCACCTCGCGGATCGACCGCTCGCCGCAGATCAGCATCACGGTGCGGTCGATGCCGGGCGCGATCCCGGCGTGCGGCGGCACACCGTGACTGAAGCCGCGCAGCAGGAAGCCGAACTTCTCCTCGGCCGCCTCGTCGGAGATGCCCAGGAAGCGGAACACGCGCCGCTGCAGGTCCGCGTCGTGGATCCGGACCGACCCGGACGCCAGTTCCACGCCGTTGAGCACGATGTCGTAGGCGCGGGCGGTGGCCTCGCCGGGACGCTGCTCGAAGTCGTCGAGGTACTCCGGCGCGGGCGAGGTGAACGGGTGGTGGTTGGGCACCCAGCCGGACGAGGTGGCGGCGGTGGGGTCGTCGGACTCGGCCGCGGGGTCGAACATCGGCGGCTCGACGACCCAGCAGAACTCCCAGCGTCCCTCCGGGACGAGGCCGCGCTCCTCGGCCAGCGCGACCCGCAGGGCGCCCATGAGCTGCCGCGCGAACGAACGCGGGCCGGCCCCGAAGAACACCGCGTCGCCGGGCTCGGCGCCGGTCTCGCGCAGGACGCCCTCGAGCTCGGCGTCGGACATGAACTTCGACAGCGGACTGCGCAGCGTCGGCGGGCCCGCTCCCCCGTTCCCGCTCTCGCCGGGCTCGACGACGCCCCAGGCCAGGCCCTTGGCGCCGCGGCGCTTCGCCCACTCGGTCCACTCGTCGAACTCGCGACGGGTCAGCTCGCCGCCCTTGGGCAGCGCCAGCGCGACGACCGCACCGCCGGACGCCAGCACGCCCTTGAAGACGCCCACCTCGGTGTCGGCGAAGACCTCGCCCAGGTCGGCGAGCTCCATCTCGAAGCGCAGGTCGGGCTTGTCGGTGCCGAAGCGGCGCATCGCGTCGGCGTACTTCAGGCGCGGGAACGGCGCCTGCAGCTCGACGTCGAGGACCTTGTCGAAGATCTCGACGAACATCTCTTCCATCAGCGCGTAGACGTCCTCTTCGTCGCCGAAGGACATCTCCAGGTCGAGCTGGGTGAACTCGGGCTGGCGGTCGGCGCGCAGGTTCTCGTCGCGGAAGCAGCGTGCGATCTGGTAGTAGCGCTCGATGCCGGACACCATCAACAGCTGCTTGAACAGCTGCGGCGACTGCGGCAGCGCGTAGGTCGTGCCCGGCTGCAGCCGCGACGGGACCAGGAAGTCACGGGCCCCCTCGGGGGTGG
Encoded here:
- a CDS encoding replication-associated recombination protein A; its protein translation is MSDQLFDDAPARPAPTDTSAAGDRSRPASVPAGMPLAARLRPRDLDEYVGQLDALGPGKPLRAMLDQGELRSLILWGPPGVGKTSLATVIAAHVEAAWTELSAVTAGVKDVRRIIDEGRSRLELRGRRTVLFVDEIHRFNKGQQDALLPGVEAGWVTLIGATTENPFFELNPPLLSRCQLVRLQSLTDEDLRALLARATDDPDRGFGGRVTLEQDAVAHLVHVGDGDARAALTALEIAAAAAGVTRPGAEGPTAHLGVDDVADAMQRFRYDKASDQHYDIVSAFIKSMRGSDPDGAVYWLLRMLEGGEDPRFVARRMVIFASEDVGLADRQALPLAVAAFDALDKVGLPEARFALTQAAIALAVAPKSNSVTRAIGAGLEAVRRHGNAPVPPHLRDAHYKGARALGHGVGYDYPHDHPSGFASDQRYLPDELDGARLYQPSRHGHEAAVADRVAALREQARGRSATKHRDQGEEST
- a CDS encoding VOC family protein, yielding MTGGVQELRLVVTVDDHEAALRFYRDVLGMPEREAHVVDGGHVTILEAGRATLELTDPVHAAYIDDVEVGQRVAGHVRVALRVDDSIEATQAATGAGAELVAPPTVTPWRSLNARLEAPANLQLTLFSDAPADAQVGDRP
- a CDS encoding helix-turn-helix domain-containing protein, which translates into the protein MAAADAAAGTGHRVRCHLDALLDARGMTLRELADRVGVTVVNLSVLKNDRAKAVRFSTLTAICDVLDCQPGDLFSVDGPGAGA
- a CDS encoding DUF2975 domain-containing protein codes for the protein MGSGIAAPERLERRARLLAGFVLAFGVLTFVGGLIVAAVQVADAGGAVAVVVDADLLGFDDVAGLPAGTSLAVGDGHGGAVTVESGGREGADAVLEVDRLPLALRLLAASPAVAIGVLTLAGSWLFSRLLREVAAGRPFAHRNVTRWRGMAATVLAVALLPSALGTLATVAVLGRVDPAGDAPVGFTILDLPLLPLLLVAALLVMAEVFRHGGALADDVEGLV
- the aspS gene encoding aspartate--tRNA ligase; amino-acid sequence: MRTHGAGTLRSEHAGESVTVAGWVDTRRDHGGVAFLDLRDRSGILQVVADPEASEALEAAHRVRTEWVVKVTGTVRERPEGMRNQRLATGDVELAATSIEVLSEAQTPPFPVEDDVEVAEERRLQHRYVDLRRQRMLRNLQVRAQVVSIIRRVMERHGFIDVETPQLTRPTPEGARDFLVPSRLQPGTTYALPQSPQLFKQLLMVSGIERYYQIARCFRDENLRADRQPEFTQLDLEMSFGDEEDVYALMEEMFVEIFDKVLDVELQAPFPRLKYADAMRRFGTDKPDLRFEMELADLGEVFADTEVGVFKGVLASGGAVVALALPKGGELTRREFDEWTEWAKRRGAKGLAWGVVEPGESGNGGAGPPTLRSPLSKFMSDAELEGVLRETGAEPGDAVFFGAGPRSFARQLMGALRVALAEERGLVPEGRWEFCWVVEPPMFDPAAESDDPTAATSSGWVPNHHPFTSPAPEYLDDFEQRPGEATARAYDIVLNGVELASGSVRIHDADLQRRVFRFLGISDEAAEEKFGFLLRGFSHGVPPHAGIAPGIDRTVMLICGERSIREVIAFPKTQTGSDPLTDAPAPYDPAALKELGLRELPKPKAD